From a single Girardinichthys multiradiatus isolate DD_20200921_A chromosome 17, DD_fGirMul_XY1, whole genome shotgun sequence genomic region:
- the ascl1a gene encoding achaete-scute homolog 1a: MDITAKMEINVSQQQLIPAACYFSAQSIQLSPSSSSSQCSGKSKQPKRQRSSSPELLRCKRRLNFAGFGYTLPQQQPHAVARRNERERNRVKLVNNGFATLREHVPNGAANKKMSKVETLRSAVEYIRALQQLLDEHDAVSAAFQSGVLSPSMSQGYSADMNSMAGSPVSSYSSDEGSYDPLSPEEQELLDFTNWF, from the coding sequence ATGGACATTACAGCCAAAATGGAAATTAACGTCAGCCAGCAGCAGCTGATTCCGGCCGCCTGCTACTTTTCCGCGCAGAGCATCCAGCTGAgccccagcagcagcagcagccagtgCAGCGGGAAGTCCAAGCAGCCGAAGCGGCAGCGCTCCTCCTCGCCGGAGCTGCTGCGCTGCAAGCGGCGGCTGAACTTCGCGGGATTCGGCTACACGCTCCCGCAGCAGCAGCCCCACGCGGTGGCGCGCAGGAACGAGAGGGAGCGCAATAGGGTGAAGCTGGTCAACAACGGCTTCGCTACCCTGCGGGAGCACGTCCCCAACGGCGCCGCCAACAAGAAGATGAGCAAAGTGGAGACGCTGCGCTCAGCGGTGGAGTACATCCGCGCCCTGCAGCAGCTGCTGGACGAGCACGACGCCGTGAGCGCGGCGTTCCAGTCCGGCGTCCTGTCGCCCAGCATGTCGCAGGGATACTCCGCGGACATGAACTCCATGGCGGGCTCACCTGTGTCCTCCTACTCATCGGACGAGGGCTCGTACGACCCCCTCAGTCCAGAAGAACAGGAACTGCTGGACTTCACCAACTGGTTCTGA